The following proteins are co-located in the Chryseobacterium daecheongense genome:
- a CDS encoding AraC family transcriptional regulator, translating to MESPAEILPGVIFYSYLSSEQKQKVCFWNHHTLVLQVSGQLVLETSEQNISISAGEVLLIRKNQLGTLTKTPLPGGHYETIVISLQEDLMRKIILEERMEAAGKYIGLPNLIIPHNEFLKGYFQSIVPYARNSGAQMTDEMGLLKVKEGIKLMILAMPELQNFLFDFSEPYKIDLEKFMLSNYHFNISVEKFSQLTGRSLSGFKRDFQKTFGMPPRKWLQDKRLNEARHLIESKNQRPSSIYLDLGFESLSHFSHAFKKKFGKAPTLVL from the coding sequence TATTCCTATCTTTCTTCGGAGCAGAAACAAAAGGTCTGCTTTTGGAATCATCATACCTTAGTTTTACAGGTTTCAGGTCAACTTGTCTTGGAGACCTCAGAGCAGAATATTTCCATCTCTGCGGGAGAGGTTTTATTAATACGAAAAAATCAACTGGGAACCCTTACCAAAACACCTCTTCCCGGCGGACATTATGAAACTATCGTTATATCTCTGCAGGAAGATCTAATGCGTAAGATTATTTTGGAGGAGAGAATGGAGGCGGCTGGTAAATACATTGGACTTCCTAATTTGATAATCCCTCATAATGAATTTCTAAAAGGATATTTCCAGTCTATTGTTCCCTATGCCAGAAACTCAGGTGCTCAAATGACCGACGAAATGGGACTTTTAAAAGTGAAGGAAGGCATTAAACTTATGATTCTTGCCATGCCTGAACTACAAAACTTTCTATTCGATTTTTCTGAGCCTTACAAAATAGATCTTGAAAAATTTATGCTCAGCAATTATCATTTTAATATTTCGGTTGAAAAATTTTCCCAATTGACAGGAAGAAGCCTTTCAGGATTTAAGAGAGACTTCCAGAAAACATTTGGAATGCCCCCGCGAAAATGGCTGCAGGATAAAAGATTGAATGAGGCAAGACATCTCATCGAAAGTAAAAACCAACGTCCATCTTCCATTTATCTTGACCTGGGCTTTGAAAGCCTTTCTCATTTTTCCCATGCTTTTAAAAAGAAATTCGGAAAAGCACCTACATTAGTTTTGTAA